A single Camelus bactrianus isolate YW-2024 breed Bactrian camel chromosome 1, ASM4877302v1, whole genome shotgun sequence DNA region contains:
- the ASTE1 gene encoding single-strand DNA endonuclease ASTE1 isoform X3 produces MGIRGLMSFVEDHSNEFFTDLKLRDTKIIIDGYALFHRLCFNSDLDLQYGGDYDSFADVVQKFFESLFACKICPYVVLDGGCDISDKKLTTLKDRAREKIQMAHSLSVGSGGYVCPLLIREVFIQVLNRLQVPFVQCFSEADRDIMTLANHWNCPVLSSDSDFCIFDLKGGFCPLNSFQWRNVSTIKGTRDRYIPAKCFSLDALCRHFSNMNKALLPLLAVLCGNDHVNLPVVETFLSKVRLPPGAAGSKGRRHHRVLGLLNWLSHFAGPAEALNQVLKQLPKKSRGDVRELLCCSMEEYLQSQVKLQDFFQHGAYSCPDACGLGLPQWVLAALARGQLSPFISDALVLRRTILHTQVENMQRPNAHRVSLPIRQVIYGLLANASPRLENTSGNAPPPQPLAFREVERFHKNIKTSIVAAVELPKDHCDLSRLTELSVASRQALLLEALKVRPAVLDPVPASLKLPIAVSCYWLQQAEAKTRRASAGSVPWRCARSCRGPGRRRARGWTWTRPTPSASGSAVCRWGCTLTSCWPHLSWSPTSPACTAGAWHTGCATAC; encoded by the exons ATGGGTATCCGAGGACTAATGAGTTTTGTGGAAGATCACAGTAATGAGTTCTTCACCGATTTGAAGTTGCGAGACACAAAAATTATCATTGATGGCTATGCCCTCTTCCACCGGCTTTGTTTCAATTCAGACTTGGATCTCCAGTATGGAGGGGACTATGATTCTTTTGCAGATGTTGTACAAAAATTCTTTGAATCACTATTTGCATGTAAGATCTGTCCCTATGTTGTGTTAGATGGAGGATGTGATATTTCAGATAAAAAGCTAACAACGTTAAAGGATCGTGCTAGAGAGAAGATCCAAATGGCCCACTCACTCTCTGTGGGCAGCGGTGGGTATGTGTGTCCCTTGCTCATCCGGGAAGTATTCATCCAGGTTCTGAACAGGCTGCAGGTGCCTTTCGTCCAGTGCTTTTCAGAAGCAGACCGGGACATTATGACTCTGGCTAATCACTGGAACTGCCCCGTGTTGTCGTCGGATAGTGACTTTTGCATTTTTGACCTGAAAGGTGGGTTCTGCCCATTGAACAGCTTTCAGTGGAGAAACGTGAGCACAATTAAGGGCACCAGAGACCGCTACATCCCTGCCAAGTGCTTTTCACTCGATGCACTCTGCCGTCACTTCAGCAACATGAATAAAGCTCTGCTACCTCTCTTGGCAGTGCTGTGTGGAAATGACCACGTTAACCTGCCTGTCGTGGAGACATTCCTCAGTAAAGTACGCCTTCCCCCTGGAGCTGCCGGTTCTAAGGGGAGGAGACACCACCGGGTGCTGGGACTGCTGAACTGGTTGTCTCACTTTGCTGGCCCTGCCGAAGCACTCAACCAGGTTCTGAAACAGCTCCCCAAGAAGAGTCGAGGAGATGTCAGGGAGCTCCTGTGCTGCTCCATGGAGGAGTACCTGCAGTCCCAGGTGAAGCTGCAGGACTTCTTCCAGCATGGTGCCTACTCCTGCCCGGACGCCTGCGGTCTGGGTCTCCCGCAGTGGGTGCTAGCGGCCTTGGCCAGAGGCCAGCTGTCCCCCTTCATCAGCGATGCTTTGGTGCTGAGACGGACCATTCTGCACACACAGGTGGAAAACATGCAGCGACCAAACGCCCACAGAGTCTCTCTGCCCATCCGGCAGGTCATCTATGGGCTTCTGGCGAATGCTTCCCCCCGTCTGGAAAACACGTCTGGGAACGCCCCGCCTCCTCAGCCTCTGGCTTTCAGGGAGGTGGAGAGGTTTCATAAAAACATCAAAACATCAATTGTTGCTGCAGTAGAACTGCCCAAGGATCATTGTGACTTAAGCAGATTGACCGAG CTCTCAGTGGCGAGCCGGCAGGCCCTCCTGTTAGAAGCGCTGAAGGTAAGGCCAGCTGTCCTGGACCCCGTCCCCGCCTCCTTGAAGTTGCCTATCGCTGTCAGCTGCTACTGGTTGCAGCAGGCGGAGGCCAAG ACGAGGCGGGCCAGCGCTGGGTCGGTGCCCTGGCGCTGTGCGAGGAGCTGCAGGGGGCCAGGGCGCCGCCGGGCCCGGGGCTGGACCTGGACGCGGCCCACACCTTCTGCCAGTGGCAGTGCTGTCTGCAGATGGGGCTGTACCTTAACCAGCTGCTGGCCGCACCTCTCCTGGAGCCCGACCTCACCTG